Proteins from a genomic interval of Thunnus thynnus chromosome 5, fThuThy2.1, whole genome shotgun sequence:
- the cstpp1 gene encoding centriolar satellite-associated tubulin polyglutamylase complex regulator 1, which translates to MFMSTLSPEMTTRMNRFNTTVPVDEYLADSNVLFYLSDAVTQLLEHKEEYTQFGVTRYFAEYFSSVKNSNHVLFREYNYIKATPYNRASFIRVFWRCYRQIGKSGDLLSMLEYRSLLQLLCPDFPVEMVQSAARIVLMDDAIDCLMSFSDFLYAFQLQFYYQEFLDSVLVIYQDLLAGKSPNTVIVPTSTSIEQLPSVAAEENDKEEHQQDGVEPSTLAQCIDALCDRLKHSHPPRSCMREVLEQTDKVSYYSLLMSLAKHETINQTIGALPSKAELLIDPEMDQELDKLIAQISVSPSSNSSGSAVGGLKEVQRKASPRRNIHHRRKMEVESDGSTEETDSSEN; encoded by the exons ATGTTCATGTCGACGTTATCTCCTGAAATGACGACTAGAATGAACCGTTTTAATACCACCGTTCCCGTTGACGAATACCTCG CGGACAGTAACGTGTTGTTCTACCTGAGTGATGCTGTGACGCAGTTGCTGGAACATAAAGAAGAATACACCCAGTTTGGGGTGACCCGCTACTTTGCTGAATA ttTCAGCAGTGTGAAGAACAGTAACCACGTCCTCTTCAGAGAGTATAACTACATCAAGGCCACTCCTTATAACAGAGCCTCCTTCATCAGAGTCTTCTGGAGATGCTACAGACAGATCGGCAAGAGTGGAG ACTTACTGTCAATGTTGGAGTACAGGTCTCTGCTGCAGTTACTGTGTCCAGACTTTCCAGTGGAGATGGTGCAGAGTGCAGCCAG AATTGTCCTGATGGACGACGCTATAGACTGTCTGATGTCTTTCTCTGATTTCCTTTACGCCTTCCAGCTGCAGTTCTATTACCAAG AGTTCCTGGACAGTGTGCTGGTGATCTACCAGGATCTGTTAGCAGGGAAGAGTCCAAACACAGTCATCGTCCCCACATCCACCTCCATCGAGCAGCTCCCCTCTGTGGCTGCAGAGGAGAATGACAAAGAGGAGCATCAGCAGGACGGGGTGGAGCCGTCCACTCTGGCTCAGTGTATAGATGCCCTCTGTGACAGGTTAAAACACAG tcatCCTCCCAGGTCCTGTATGAGAGAAGTATTGGAACAGACTGACAAAGTCTCTTACTACAGTTTACTAATGAGCCTGGCTAAACATGAGACGATTAACCAAACCATTG GAGCGTTACCCAGCAAGGCAGAGCTGCTTATTGACCCAGAGATGGACCAAGAACTGGACAAACT TATTGCTCAGATCTCAGTCAGtcccagcagcaacagcagcggCAGTGCAGTGGGGGGGCTGAAGGAGGTGCAAAGGAAGGCCTCCCCCAGGAGGAACATCCACCacaggaggaagatggaggtGGAGAGCGACGGCTCCACTGAGGAGACAGATTCCTCTGAAAACTGA